A single Aspergillus chevalieri M1 DNA, chromosome 3, nearly complete sequence DNA region contains:
- a CDS encoding serine/threonine-protein kinase (COG:T;~EggNog:ENOG410PG0H;~InterPro:IPR017441,IPR008271,IPR008984,IPR000253, IPR000719,IPR011009;~PFAM:PF00498,PF07714,PF00069;~go_function: GO:0004672 - protein kinase activity [Evidence IEA];~go_function: GO:0005515 - protein binding [Evidence IEA];~go_function: GO:0005524 - ATP binding [Evidence IEA];~go_process: GO:0006468 - protein phosphorylation [Evidence IEA]) — protein MEATQEATQPCTDPRRLGHNNSGLLGDDVSDVICILHPNSLYAHDAVAATANIRPDHILQREKLAYESADTAALDIALRLSSNVRDLGSGFCFGRNPSRCDILLSADDSSKRISNCHFRIYLTNDGILMLEDTSTNGTLVDNNRIRKNEVNSRMLTNGSVIQVVHGPLASDEVRFIVRMPSRDTFAMQYTENIVRYLERVQKHQTGVVQPITRQGSQPLQWAVAQTFGMHWTGGAKYNITGQIGKGAFATVYKLATKQHGIVFAAKELEKTRLLKTGAQKVDNEMRIMRDLKHPNIVQYVDYHEHDRWIYIIMEYVPCGELSTYLHNCRTISEPVVQQMTRQILHALKYLHNRRITHRDIKPDNILISSFEPFRVKLSDFGLSKVVQEESFLKTFCGTLLYCAPEVYPEYASYRAGEVRKRRRFGDPPPKTTPYDQSVDIWSFGAVLYHILAGVPPYTGSAEDRGAKMLRLIMTTDPDYDRLRQAGISEAGIDFVSRLLNREPHSRPNEQECFQHPWIANVEDVDEYEDDEMQPDDFGGALSDIGEDIEGELDASQLSLDEDAEEPDSAEGNQLTQSKRPRIDNPAADICYPSLPALETPNDIQPGPEATPKRLFGEITPAALPSSHALGVGASLEADDGDDYNLKMNSSQPAIFTGVETPTKRTSPADKQEAPTGGNVPTPGRATRSQSTPKASKFSRRIELPLPDSASNTSSNGSKPASITSRSKSPTKSPTTPAAAAAVDDELAVTLDARTGKEIPVPSAPNSQFQSDCIPPELSIPRTIPPLQSRKNRPLLGKLTSVPGSILDITIRLETRMTSWGRGPLATVCYPDPLDTRIPAYALEVTFWTPAIEARIAAGDDWMAIPGVMAILSTKTRNCIWVNDTELRRGDENGRPGLQFGKLYTGDIITVYRQRNKFLKLQCEFYHGDSARPRPDHEKGFTVRKVLKSKKEDMGTNRQRVQKKNNLKK, from the exons ATGGAAGCAACGCAAGAAGCCACCCAGCCATGCACGGATCCACGCCGCCTGGGCCACAACAATTCCGGTCTGTTAGGGGATGATGTGTCGGATGTCATCTGCATTCTACACCCTAACTCGCTCTATGCCCATGATGCAGTGGCTGCGACTGCTAATATTCGCCCAGATCACATCTTGCAGAGGGAGAAACTGGCATATGAATCCGCTGATACTGCAGCACTAGATATTGCTCTGCGACTCTCGTCGAACGTCCGCGACCTAGGCTCTGGCTTTTGCTTTGGCCGCAACCCCTCACGCTGTGACATTCTTCTATCGGCCGATGATAGTTCCAAGCGGATCTCCAACTGTCACTTCCGGATTTATCTCACAAACGATGGCATCTTAATGCTCGAAGATACCTCCACAAACGGCACCCTGGTGGACAATAATCGTATCCGCAAAAATGAGGTCAACAGTCGAATGCTCACCAACGGCTCTGTCATCCAGGTGGTACATGGCCCCCTTGCTTCTGACGAAGTTAGGTTTATTGTCCGAATGCCATCCCGAGATACCTTTGCGATGCAGTACACAGAGAACATAGTCCGGTACCTTGAGCGAGTACAGAAGCATCAGACGGGAGTTGTGCAACCCATAACTCGTCAAGGCTCACAGCCTCTGCAGTGGGCTGTCGCTCAGACATTTGGAATGCATTGGACCGGAGGTGCAAAATACAACATAACTGGACAAATCGGCAAAGGTGCTTTTGCAACAGTTTACAAGCTCGCGACGAAACAACATGGCATAGTCTTCGCAGCCAAAGAGCTTGAGAAGACTCGTCTCTTAAAAACTGGTGCCCAGAAGGTTGACAACGAAATGAGGATCATGAGAGATCTCAAGCATCCCAACATTGTGCAATATGTTGATTACCATGAGCACGACAGGTGGATTTACATCATCATGGAGTATGTGCCTTGTGGAGAGTTGTCTACCTACCTTCATAATTGCAGGACAATTTCGGAGCCAGTGGTCCAGCAGATGACTCGACAGATCTTGCATGCGTTGAAGTATCTCCATAATCGCAGAATCACCCATCGAGATATCAAACCGGATAACATCCTCATCTCGTCATTTGAGCCTTTCAGAGTCAAGCTCTCAGACTTCGGGCTTTCGAAAGTGGTGCAAGAAGAATCGTTTCTCAAGACCTTTTGCGGCACGCTTCTGTATTGCGCGCCTGAGGTGTATCCGGAGTATGCATCCTATCGCGCAGGTGAAGTCAGGAAGAGGCGTCGATTTGGTGACCC GCCGCCCAAGACGACACCATACGACCAGTCCGTGGATATATGGTCATTTGGTGCTGTCCTCTATCATATCCTGGCTGGTGTTCCTCCGTATACGGGCTCAGCCGAAGATAGAGGCGCCAAGATGCTACGTCTTATCATGACAACTGACCCAGATTATGATCGCCTTCGCCAAGCGGGCATTTCGGAAGCCGGTATTGATTTCGTTTCCCGGCTCCTCAATCGTGAGCCGCATTCCCGGCCCAATGAACAAGAATGCTTCCAGCATCCCTGGATTGCCAATGTCGAAGACGTCGATGAATACGAAGACGACGAAATGCAGCCCGACGACTTTGGAGGAGCTCTGTCAGACATCGGCGAGGACATCGAAGGGGAATTAGATGCATCTCAACTTTCACTCGACGAAGATGCGGAGGAACCCGACTCGGCCGAGGGCAACCAGTTGACCCAGTCAAAACGACCTCGAATTGACAATCCCGCGGCAGATATTTGCTATCCATCGCTCCCAGCCCTCGAAACGCCGAATGACATCCAGCCTGGTCCGGAGGCTACGCCTAAGCGTCTGTTTGGCGAAATCACCCCGGCTGCTCTCCCCAGCTCGCACGCATTGGGTGTGGGTGCCAGTTTGGAAGCCGACGATGGCGACGACTATAAT TTGAAAATGAACTCGTCCCAACCAGCCATATTCACGGGAGTCGAAACACCGACAAAACGAACTAGTCCAGCTGACAAACAGGAGGCCCCGACAGGTGGGAACGTACCAACCCCAGGTCGAGCGACTCGCAGCCAATCAACCCCTAAGGCCTCGAAATTTAGTCGTCGAATCGAACTTCCCCTTCCCGACAGCGCCAGTAATACTTCCAGCAACGGGAGCAAGCCAGCAAGTATCACCAGTCGCAGCAAATCACCTACCAAGTCGCCTACCACACCAGCCGCTGCGGCAGCAGTTGATGATGAACTGGCTGTCACACTTGATGCTCGAACCGGAAAAGAAATCCCCGTTCCCTCCGCCCCGAATTCCCAATTCCAGTCCGACTGTATCCCCCCTGAGCTTAGTATTCCCCGAACTATCCCCCCTCTACAGTCTCGCAAAAATCGGCCTTTGCTGGGAAAACTGACAAGCGTTCCGGGCTCTATTCTCGACATTACTATCCGTTTGGAAACCCGAATGACATCTTGGGGACGTGGCCCGCTAGCAACCGTTTGCTATCCAGATCCCTTAGACACCCGCATTCCTGCCTACGCCTTGGAAGTGACATTTTGGACCCCAGCCATTGAAGCACGAATCGCGGCCGGAGATGACTGGATGGCTATTCCTGGAGTGATGGCGATTCTTTCCACGAAGACGCGCAATTGTATTTGGGTCAACGACACGGAGTTACGGCGCGGTGATGAGAATGGACGCCCGGGGCTTCAGTTTGGAAAGCTATACACTGGAGATATTATTACCGTTTACAGACAACGAAACAAATTTCTCAAGCTCCAATGCGAGTTTTACCACGGCGACAGTGCGCGTCCACGACCAGATCACGAGAAGGGCTTCACCGTTCGCAAAGTCTTGAAGTCGAAGAAGGAAGACATGGGCACCAATCGTCAACGGGTGCAGAAGAAAAACAACTTGAAAAAATAA
- a CDS encoding threonine aldolase GLY1 (COG:E;~EggNog:ENOG410PGQW;~InterPro:IPR023603,IPR001597,IPR015424,IPR015421, IPR015422;~PFAM:PF01212;~go_function: GO:0003824 - catalytic activity [Evidence IEA];~go_function: GO:0016829 - lyase activity [Evidence IEA];~go_process: GO:0006520 - cellular amino acid metabolic process [Evidence IEA]), whose amino-acid sequence MRQTVRCLFRPLPVFRSVVPWKRSGYGQRITMANVSTASNANGKPNDWHGTGAAEFDMRSDTMTKPTLSMLDAICQTTLLDDVFNEDPVTNSLQEYVAERTKHENALLVMSGTMGNQVAIRTHLVQPPYSVLCDHRSHIICYEAGGVSALTGATVQPVIPKNGIYLTLEDVQRHAVIEDDDHYCPTRLISLENTLDGMVMPLNEACRIADWAHANNIKVHLDGARLWEAVVSGAGSLADYTSICDSVSLCFSKGLGAPIGSIIVGSKDFIKKARWFRKSIGGGTRQAGVIAAAARVAVEETFGPDPYGKKGKLQETHSKARRVAALWTDRGGKLLHPVHTNMVWLDLEASGVGPNDLSEIGKEKGLKLSGGRVVVHYQVSDEAIAKLEQVFDVALSGQYQRSNNQSKPYGTR is encoded by the exons ATGAGACAAACGGTGCGGTGCCTCTTCCGTCCACTGCCAGTGTTTCGATCGGTGGTTCCTTGGAAGAGAAGTGGATACGGACAGAGAATCACCATGGCAAATGTGTCAACGGCCTCTAACGCCAATGGCAAGCCTAATGACTGGCACGGCACCGGCGCTGCAGAATTTGACATGAGAA GCGATACCATGACCAAACCGACCTTATCGATGCTTGATGCGATCTGCCAGACCACCCTACTTGACGATGTTTTCAATGAGGACCCAGTGACAAATTCTCTACAAGAGTATGTGGCAGAGCGGACGAAGCATGAGAATGCGCTACTGGTCATGTCCGGTACTATGGGCAACCAAGTCGCAATTCGAACACACTTGGTACAGCCTCCGTACTCGGTTCTTTGCGACCATCGCTCTCATATCATCTGCTACGAGGCAGGAGGTGTTAGCGCATTGACAGGAGCGACGGTTCAGCCAGTTATTCCGAAGAACGGTATCTACCTCACTCTGGAAGATGTCCAACGACATGCAGTGATCGAGGATGACGACCACTACTGTCCTACGAGACTGATCAGCTTGGAGAATACTCTGGACGGCATGGTTATGCCTCTCAATGAGGCTTGTCGCATCGCAGATTGGGCTCATGCAAACAATATCAAAGTACACCTTGATGGTGCGCGACTTTGGGAGGCCGTGGTTTCTGGGGCTGGGAGCCTGGCAGATTACACTAGCATCTGTGACAGCGTGAGTCTTTGTTTCTCCAAAGGTCTGGGAGCCCCCATTGGTAGTATCATTGTTGGGTCCAAGGACTTTATCAAGAAGGCCCGCTGGTTTCGTAAGTCAATTGGCGGGGGTACCCGACAGGCTGGTGTAATTGCTGCAGCTGCCCGGGTGGCCGTTGAAGAGACATTTGGTCCGGACCCATATGGTAAAAAAGGCAAACTTCAGGAGACCCATTCCAAGGCGAGAAGAGTAGCCGCACTATGGACTGACCGTGGAGGAAAGTTGCTGCACCCAGTGCATACAAACATGGTATGGTTGGATTTGGAAGCTTCGGGAGTAGGGCCGAATGACCTGTCGGAAAtcgggaaagaaaagggccTGAAGCTGTCCGGGGGACGTGTTGTCGTCCACTATC AGGTGTCCGATGAGGCTATCGCGAAGCTAGAGCAGGTGTTCGATGTGGCATTGAGTGGGCAATACCAACgcagcaacaaccaaagTAAGCCGTACGGTACTAGATAA
- a CDS encoding uncharacterized protein (COG:S;~EggNog:ENOG410Q2EE): MDLSRLSRPAILCQCSRCSSSLAALENDWAKLSNSYSLVAGWLSVDLHRISISSEKKQVPQSSDMNLLRGRILQEISCKLCQQKLGVLCTLENGPNIFWKLAKVAFREIVTMRTVEPIFKEGALERILNTTTREARRDRISIQPGALVPAGSTEMEGYDLSVSRQIQHQGFSIDHISSSVSNLHDTMSELKQAFTALRIELNGPGRLSLETGNPGSSDYDMITTVLRELKSKSEEIERLKLEMEAVKLKNRYLEEQAAKQSLPMADIEGALPQVHSPGILHNSRKRPWPDSFPSGRTEPIADSFDDEGDIFDDFSAVDTPMQSMKIPLKDPEEARSVANSIYAQSTPGSPRLSVEVTQHQQQTPTLDHTIDSTRDSSGQPHPIVKRPRVSQPVDKTPSSGGTGKRGPGRPRKSISQTTKPDFTTPKPLATKQTPLHEQTVNISGGSQKERSNWDGSPNEQQSATRRGPGRPRNTRSRSRAPSAPPANSRKSRHSDTNGNHPEHAPPPTVETKGQEPLIIREGTGPTDSEKENPPQNTEEAEKRKTRDYMARMAMQREEAMETEEAR; encoded by the exons ATGGATCTCTCGAGGCTCTCGAGGCCCGCGATTCTGTGCCAGTGTTCTCGATGTTCGAGTTCGCTGGCTGCGCTCGAAAATGACTGGGCGAAGCTATCAAATTCCTACTCCCTCGTTGCGGGATGGCTGAGCGTCGATCTTCATCGCATTTCGATTTCGTCGGAGAAAAAGCAAGTACCGCAGTCGTCGGATATGAACTTGCTACGGGGTCGCATCCTTCAGGAGATATCATGCAAGCTCTGTCAGCAGAAATTGGGTGTGCTGTGTACACTGGAGAACGG TCCCAACATTTTCTGGAAGCTCGCGAAAGTGGCGTTTAGGGAGATTGTGACGATGCGGACGGTCGAACCCATATTTAAAGAAGGGGCGCTCGAACGCATTCTGAATACGACGACGAGAGAAGCACGACGGGATCGGATATCCATTCAGCCGGGTGCTTTGGTACCTGCTGGTTCGACAGAAATGGAAGGATATGACCTGTCTGTATCGCGACAGATCCAACATCAGGGCTTCAGCATCGATCACATTTCCAGTTCCGTCAGCAATCTGCATGATACCATGTCGGAGTTGAAGCAGGCTTTCACTGCGCTTCGCATCGAATTGAACGGTCCTGGTCGGCTTTCCCTTGAAACAGGGAACCCTGGGAGTAGCGATTACGATATGATAACGACAGTTCTGAGGGAACTCAAGTCGAAATCGGAGGAGATCGAAAGACTGAAATTGGAAATGGAGGCAGTAAAGTTGAAAAATCGGTACCTGGAAGAGCAAGCAGCGAAGCAGTCCCTACCGATGGCCGACATTGAAGGGGCACTCCCCCAAGTTCACAGTCCAGGTATATTGCACAACAGCAGAAAACGTCCATGGCCAGATTCGTTTCCAAGTGGGCGCACGGAGCCCATTGCGGATTCTTTCGACGATGAAGGAGACATCTTCGATGATTTTTCCGCGGTGGATACGCCGATGCAGTCGATGAAGATCCCATTAAAAGATCCCGAAGAAGCTCGCAGCGTGGCAAACTCCATATATGCACAATCAACGCCAGGATCACCAAGACTTAGCGTTGAAGTCAcccaacaccagcaacaaACTCCAACCCTCGATCATACGATAGATTCAACGCGCGATAGCAGCGGGCAACCACATCCCATCGTCAAGCGTCCGCGCGTTTCCCAGCCAGTGGATAAAACCCCGTCCAGCGGCGGAACTGGAAAGAGAGGGCCAGGCCGACCACGGAAATCAATCTCTCAAACCACGAAACCCGATTTTACGACGCCCAAGCCGTTAGCAACCAAGCAAACTCCCTTGCATGAGCAGACCGTCAACATCAGCGGTGGCTCGCAGAAGGAGCGCTCGAACTGGGACGGCAGTCCTAACGAACAACAATCCGCAACCAGACGCGGACCAGGCCGGCCACGGAACACACGTAGCCGATCAAGAGCGCCATCAGCCCCGCCCGCAAACAGTCGCAAAAGTCGACATTCAGACACAAACGGGAACCATCCAGAACATGCACCGCCGCCAACCGTCGAGACCAAAGGGCAGGAACCCTTGATAATCAGAGAAGGTACGGGACCAACAGATTCTGAAAAAGAGAATCCACCTCAAAACACTGAAGAGGCGGAGAAACGCAAGACGCGGGATTATATGGCGCGGATGGCGATGCAGCGGGAAGAAGCGAtggagacggaggaggctCGATAA
- a CDS encoding uncharacterized protein (COG:S;~EggNog:ENOG410Q07U), whose protein sequence is MASRSGCLLTRKSTSGPKSGNTTRIDGDGTDDDDNAIPYDIQNPQAAVNRTFIDGDVLAQFPEADHVPANTSFLSRVTKLSHASVITDINKTAVLFAGKEDRLYLGPYGHRTLVTGTQFASRPDESESIILGDTFEGYINYHPDEMAQAGVSNLRSSRLTNIPKGSKFINELKDLPGMYVGVVGEQIYSLATCKVINTGTRMYVVDVNSDGIDRLNNSDLADS, encoded by the exons ATGGCATCCAGATCGGGCTGTCTATTGACAAGGAAATCTACCTCGGGCCCGAAGTCTGGAAACA CCACCCGCATTGATGGCGACGGCACCGACGACGATGACAACGCCATCCCATACGACATCCAGAATCCCCAAGCCGCCGTCAATCGCACTTTCATCGACGGGGATGTCCTGGCCCAGTTCCCAGAGGCGGACCACGTCCCGGCAAACACCAGCTTCCTCAGTCGGGTGACCAAGCTCTCGCATGCCAGCGTCATCACTGACATCAACAAGACCGCCGTGCTGTTCGCCGGCAAGGAGGACCGACTGTATCTGGGCCCGTATGGTCATCGAACCCTCGTGACTGGCACCCAGTTTGCTTCCCGGCCAGACGAGAGTGAGTCAATCATCCTGGGTGATACCTTTGAGGGTTATATCAACTACCACCCGGATGAAATGGCCCAGGCGGGTGTAAGTAACCTGCGCTCTTCTCGCTTAACGAATATTCCCAAGGGATCGAAGTTTAT TAATGAACTAAAAGACTTGCCCGGGATGTACGTAGGCGTGGTCGGGGAGCAAATCTATTCGCTAGCGACGTGCAAAGTGATCAACACGGGCACGCGGATGTACGTCGTGGATGTGAACTCGGACGGCATAGACCGGTTGAATAACAGTGACCTGGCGGATTCGTGA